Genomic DNA from Taurinivorans muris:
TTAGGAAAGCCTAAAGATATAAGAGGACAAATTATAGAAAAAAATGGTGAACAATATTGGATAGAAACAGATTGGTTACGGGAAGAATTTGGAAAATATGGAACTTGTTCTTATGAGGATATTTTAAATTTTTATGACCAAAAAAAGAAAGATGAAATTGATGAAGGAATAATAAAAGGTGATTATATATTAATTCCAAAAGAAAATAAAAATATTGTAGGAAGATATAGAAAAATTGCAGATGATACATCAAAACTTTATACAATTGTAAAACATTTAAATAAAAATGGTGTACATGATTTAAAACAATTAAATTTAGAAAATATTTTCAATTATCCTAAGTCAGTATCATTATTAAAAGATTTTATATTAAGTGCAACGATATTAAATAAGAATTGTGATGACATTATCCTTGACTTTTTCGCAGGTTCCGCAACTACCGCCCATGCTGTCATGCAATTAAACAAAGAGGACGGAGGCAACCGCAAATATATTATGGTTCAGCTTGACGAACCGGTCAAAGAAAATTCGGAAGCACAGAAACAAGGCTATAAGACTATTGACGAAATAAGCAGACAGAGGATTAAAAATGCAGCAAAAAAACTAGAAGACAGCAGCGGTTTTAAACATTATAAAATCGCTTCTGTTTCCGATACTAAGATATTGGCTAAAATTGAAGAATTTAATCCCAATAAGCCTTTGCTTTGGGATAGTGATAAATTATCCTTGGATGATTTTTCTGGCAAGAGTCTGAATACTGATTTGGCTGCAACAGGAAAAGATACGCTTCTTGCAACATGGCTTATTGCTGACGGTTTTGCATTTAATACCCTTATTCAGGAATTGCATATTAAAGATTATGTTGCTTATTCTCCTGATGCGTACCGCTCTTTATATTTTATCAATGAGGGCTGGAACAGCGGGCATACAAAAGAATTTCTCAATATGATTGGTAAAAGAAAGCAACGTGTTAATACTATTTATTTGTATAATCACAGTTTTGATTTTACCAATTTAACCGAATTGAAAAATAATTTAAAAAGTGTTCTTGATGTTGAAAAACAGATTAATATCATAGAGAGATTTTAATATGGAACTTTTTTTAGAGCAATTACCGCACCAAGAAGAAGCGCTTCAATGTATATTGAAAGAATTCTCCCAAAAAGATAATTCCCGAAGAAAAGCTGAGGCAAATCCCGATGTGCAGGTGAAAAATTTTATTGATGTTAAAATGGAAACAGGTACGGGCAAAACCTATGTTTATACACGGATAATGTATGAACTTTTTGCTGAATACGGCTTGCAGAAATTTATTATTGTCGTTCCCAGCCTTGCGATTAAAGAAGGCACGAAAAATTTTATAGAGGCACAATATGTGCAAAAACATTTAAATGAAGTTTTAAAAACAAACTACACAGTCGCTTTATCTGTAATAAACAGTAAAGATTTTGAAACGAAAAAAGGCAGAAAAACCATTCCAAGCCACCTCAAAGATTTTTTAGACGGCTCAATGCATGAAAAAAATACTGTTTTTTGTTTGTTGATTAACGACGCCATGTTGCGGAGTATGGAAACCAAGGAATTCGACCAGACATTGCTTGATTCGTATTCAAAGATATATCCCGCTATTAAAGCAATCAAGCCTATTATCATTATTGATGAACCACACAGATTTAAACAAGATAATAAGGCGATGCGGAGCATTCAGGAGTTAGCCCCGCAATGTATTCTCCGTTTTGGGGCGACGTTTCCGGAAATTGAAGTCGGAACCGGCAAAAATAAGCAGAAAAAAATCGATTATAAAAATTTGGTCTATGATTTAAATGCGTTGTCTTCTTTTAATCAGCGTTTGGTCAAAGGGGTAAATATCCAATATCCAAGTTTAATAAAAGAGGAAAGCTCAATTTATAAAGTTGTCGGGTTAACCAATACTGCATTGACATTAAAAAAGGATAATAAGGAATATCAAATAGAAAAGGGAGAATTGTTACCCGATGATTTCGGAGGCAATTTATACTATGTTGGAGGAAAAGAGAAACTTCTTTCCAACGGGTTGAATCTTGAAAGCAATATGCAGTTGGTTTCCGATGTTTTTCTGCAAAGTTATCAGGAAATATTATTGAAACAAGCTATTGATACGCATTTTAAAAAAGAAAAAGAAAACTGGGAAGAGAATATAAAAACCTTATCCTTATTTTTTATTGATGATATTAAGAGTTACCGTAATAAAGAAAATGAGGGCTGGCTTAAACAAAAATTTGAAGAATTATTAAAACATAAACTTGAAGCGTTGATAAAAGAGGAAACGAACCAAGAATATAAAGAATTTTTAAAAGAAAGTTTAAAAAATATCGGGCAAACCCATGCCGGCTATTTTGCGGAAGATACAGGAAAGGCTGATGAAGAAATTCAAAAGCAGATTGACGATATTTTAAGAAATAAATCGGAAATGCTTTCTTTTAAAGATAAAAATAGTGCATGGGTTGTGCGAAGGTTTTTCTTTTCAAAATGGACATTACGTGAGGGCTGGGATAATCCGAATATTTTTGTAATTACAAAATTACGGAAAAGCGGAAGTGAAATAAGCAAAATTCAGGAAGTCGGCAGGGGCTTGCGTTTACCCGTGAATGCCAGCGGTAAAAGAATGTCAAACACGGATAAAGATTATTACTTAGATTTAATTATTGATTGGTCGGAAAAAGATTTTGCACAAAGTTTAAAAGAAGAAATTGTTAGTGATAATAAACAATTATATAAAAAAATAACCGATGAATTGTGCGATATTGTTTTGCACAAACAAGGGAAGGAATGTACAGAAAAAAATAGGGACGAGCTTTTTATTTCTTTGCTGACTGAGAAAATTATTAACCGTGAGGGTGAGATTACAAATTTTGAAGAATTTGTAAAATATTTGCCTGAAGAATATGTTCTGAAAGAAAATATTATTACTGAAAATGGCAGAAAAAATTCTAAAGTAAAATTACGGAAAGAAAATTGGGAAAAAATTAGGGAATTATGGAAACAAATTACAAAAAGATTTATGGTTGAGTATGACCAAATCCCTAATGAAGATTTAAAAAATATTTTAAAACATTCCTTAAAAAATAATGCTTTTCAATTAAATTCCGGAACTATTGTTCATAAAAAATTGGTTGTTGAAAATGGTATGCTCGTTATCAAGGAAACGACAGAAGATTTGAATTTTCCTGTGGGAACCTTGCCTTATGGTGTGTTTTTACAAAAACTTTCAATGGTTACCAATATTCCTGTACATATAATTCATAAGGCAATGTCTGAATTATATCCTGATGGAGTGAATAAAGAGCAATTCAATATCAATTCTGTGAATAATATCAATGTTAATTTTGAAAAAGAATTTGCAGAATATTTTTCAACAAGATATGAATATAATTCTTTAGATTTTATTGCCGCAACCAGCCTTATGAAAGACGGTGTTTTCCTTGATGAAATAGAGCAAAATTTATTGGGTCTAAAGGAAGATAAAACCTTTGAGGTTGAGAAAAATTATTTGTATGACAAAAAAGTTTTTGACAGTGGCATAGAGCAGGATATTTTGAAGGAAGCCCCGCAGAAAGAAGTTCTTGTTTTTGGAAAACTTCCAAGACGTAGTGTAAAAGTTCCTCTTTATACCGGCGGAACAACAAGTCCTGATTTTGTTTATGCCATAAAAAATAATAAACAGGTGCAAGTTGGTTTAATTGTCGAAGCAAAATCAGATAATTTGCGGGAAAAAGAAATATCTGCCATAAATGCCCAAGAAAAATATTTTAAACAATTTGATAAAATAAAATGGAAAAAAGTGACTTCTGTAAATGAATTTCGTAATTGCTTGAAAAGTTTGATTAAAGAGGAATAATTTTTTAAGTGAGATAAGAAAAGAACAAAAGGCATATGGATGAATTTTGTATGGGCTTATATGCTGTATAAAATTTATACAGAAAGGCGGAAAAACTGTGCAAAGATTGTATAGGCGGCAGGGGCTGTGAGATGAGTTTGTAAAAAATATATTTTTATTTTATTGAATTTATTATATTTTAATTTTTACGTATGTTTGGCACGGTCCTTGCTGATAAACAGGTATCATATCAAAGTTCTGATTTGATATGTTTACATAGCTTATAAAGCAAGGGGAGTTCGGAACCCCTATAAAAACACCGTTTATATAAAACTCTCCTTTAAACTGCCTCCTTTTTTAGCCCTTTATTCCCCAAGATAAGGGGCTTTTTTCGTATGATTTTTTGTGCTTGCCAAATATTATAGAAATGATATTAACGTAACTGCAAAGAAAAAGGAAACAATATGTCAGAAAAGAAAAACAAGATAAAGCAAAATACGGAGCAAAACGGTGCGATCATTGTCGAAGGGGCAAGACAGCACAATTTGAAAAATATCAATGTGCGTATTCCGCGCAATGAACTTGTGGTTGTGTGCGGTCCTTCCGGGTCCGGCAAATCGACCCTTGCTTTTGATATTGTTTACGCAGAGGGGCAAAGGCGCTATGTGGAGTCTTTGTCCGCCTATGCCCGCCAGTTTTTGCCTAAAATGGATAAGCCCTTGGTGGATAAAATCGAGGGGCTTTCTCCCGCCATAAGTCTTGAGCAGCAGACCACGGGGCGAAATCCGCGCTCGACTGTGGGCACGGTGACGGAAGTGTATGATTTTTTAAGGGTGTTTTTCGCGCGGCTCGGTTCGATGTATTGTGTGAAGTGCGGTACTCCCATTGAAGCCCGCGCCTCTGATGAAATCATTGCCGACATCATGGATTTGCCGCAAGGGTCACGGCTTGTTTTGCTTGCGCCGCTTGTGGAAATGCAAAAAGGCACGCATCAGGACAGGTTTAAAAAATTGAAAGCTGACGGTTTTGTGCGGGTGCGGGTGGCGACTCTTGGTGAAGAAAAGAAAATTTACACCCTCGATGAAGCACCTGAATTGGATAAGAATAAAAAGCACAGTATCGATTTGGTCATTGACAGGCTGGTTATCAAGGAAGACATGCGCACCCGTCTGGCTGATTCTGTGGAATTGGCTCTCAAATACGGTGAGGGGCGTATCATTGTGTCCTGCGAGGGCAGGGAAGACGTCGTCCATTCGACAGACAGCGTTTGCCCTAAATGCCATACGACAATGCCGGTTCCCTCTCCGCAGCTTTTTTCGTTCAACAGCCCGCAGGGGGCTTGCCCGCAGTGCGCAGGCATAGGCACTGTGGCGACGTTCGATTCCCAACTTATCGCGCCGGATGAAAGCCTGTCCCTTGCCGAGGGGGCATTGGCGCCGTTTTCCAGCCCGTATACATGGAAACAAATAGAAAAACCTCTTGCGGAACTGGGCAGGCGGCATGGTTTCACGTTGAATATGCCTTTGAAAGATTTCAGCGAAGAAGCCAAAAAAGCCCTTTTTCATGGCGAAGCGGGGGGCGTGAACAGAACAGGAAGCCTGCGCCGGAATTTCATGGGCGGAACAAGCCTCAATCGGGCGCTGGACGAAAGCGCAAGCGGTAATGCCCACTGGTCCGGGGTGATGTATTTGCTGGAACGTTTCATGGCGCATGGCGATGCATGGAGTGAAATTTTGTCGAAATACAGCTATGCGGTGGACTGTCCGCAGTGCAGGGGGGCAAGGCTGCGTCCGGAAGCGCTTTGCGTGAAAGTGGGCAAAGCCCATGTTAAAAATCCGGCGGCAGAATATAATATTTACGAATTTTGCAGTCTTTCCATTGCAAAGGCTTTGGCTTGGCTTGAAAGTTTGGAATTTACCGGCAGGCATGCGATCATTGCCGAACCTTTATTGAAGGAATTGACGCACCGTCTTTCTTTCATGCTCAATGTGGGGCTTGATTATCTTTCCCTCGCCCGTTCCATGATAACCCTTTCCGGCGGGGAGTCCCAGCGCATACGTCTTGCTTCCCAGCTCGGTTCCGGTTTGGTCGGGGTGACCTATGTTTTGGATGAACCGTCCATCGGTCTGCACCCCCGTGACAACGAG
This window encodes:
- a CDS encoding site-specific DNA-methyltransferase; this translates as MNNGLQAIIKNNNALNMEYDKDEIGDGFQLRFVGKSYAKYIKELDTETMLVPDTAWNEREENKNSENVFITGDNLEILKHLQKAYTNKIKLIYIDPPYNTGNDDFVYKDNFKFTDKELEEKLGLSSEEIERVKSLKGKSSHSAWLTFMYPRLALAKRLLTEDGVIFISIDDNEQANLKLICDEIFGEGNFIANFIVIRSEGGGLAKNAVIGHDYLLAYTKNILKYTPLGKPKDIRGQIIEKNGEQYWIETDWLREEFGKYGTCSYEDILNFYDQKKKDEIDEGIIKGDYILIPKENKNIVGRYRKIADDTSKLYTIVKHLNKNGVHDLKQLNLENIFNYPKSVSLLKDFILSATILNKNCDDIILDFFAGSATTAHAVMQLNKEDGGNRKYIMVQLDEPVKENSEAQKQGYKTIDEISRQRIKNAAKKLEDSSGFKHYKIASVSDTKILAKIEEFNPNKPLLWDSDKLSLDDFSGKSLNTDLAATGKDTLLATWLIADGFAFNTLIQELHIKDYVAYSPDAYRSLYFINEGWNSGHTKEFLNMIGKRKQRVNTIYLYNHSFDFTNLTELKNNLKSVLDVEKQINIIERF
- the uvrA gene encoding excinuclease ABC subunit UvrA, whose amino-acid sequence is MSEKKNKIKQNTEQNGAIIVEGARQHNLKNINVRIPRNELVVVCGPSGSGKSTLAFDIVYAEGQRRYVESLSAYARQFLPKMDKPLVDKIEGLSPAISLEQQTTGRNPRSTVGTVTEVYDFLRVFFARLGSMYCVKCGTPIEARASDEIIADIMDLPQGSRLVLLAPLVEMQKGTHQDRFKKLKADGFVRVRVATLGEEKKIYTLDEAPELDKNKKHSIDLVIDRLVIKEDMRTRLADSVELALKYGEGRIIVSCEGREDVVHSTDSVCPKCHTTMPVPSPQLFSFNSPQGACPQCAGIGTVATFDSQLIAPDESLSLAEGALAPFSSPYTWKQIEKPLAELGRRHGFTLNMPLKDFSEEAKKALFHGEAGGVNRTGSLRRNFMGGTSLNRALDESASGNAHWSGVMYLLERFMAHGDAWSEILSKYSYAVDCPQCRGARLRPEALCVKVGKAHVKNPAAEYNIYEFCSLSIAKALAWLESLEFTGRHAIIAEPLLKELTHRLSFMLNVGLDYLSLARSMITLSGGESQRIRLASQLGSGLVGVTYVLDEPSIGLHPRDNERLIQTLRSLQNRGNTVLVVEHDEATIREADTILELGPASGANGGELVFAGTVQELYKNAHSLTAKYLRGDMKVPLPDERREPKEFLTLKGVTTNNIKNIDCAIPLGLLTCVTGVSGSGKSSLVIDTLYKHIAMHCGIKVDQPGEVKRIVNIDKIERVVSIDQSPIGRTPRSNPATYTKIFDEIRNIFAMTQDAKRRGYKAGRFSFNVAGGRCETCKGDGQIRVEMHFLPDIFVQCDVCKGQRFNRETLEVHYKDKNIAEVLDMTVSEARQFFENYPSLERRLAMLESVGLGYIRLGQPATTLSGGEAQRIKISRELGKRSLPNTVYILDEPTTGLHMHEVGKLVTVLHQLVERGASVVVIEHNTDVILASDYVIDIGPGGGENGGTIISEGTPEAIMADPASVTGKFLVEERRMRRKFS
- a CDS encoding type III restriction-modification system endonuclease codes for the protein MELFLEQLPHQEEALQCILKEFSQKDNSRRKAEANPDVQVKNFIDVKMETGTGKTYVYTRIMYELFAEYGLQKFIIVVPSLAIKEGTKNFIEAQYVQKHLNEVLKTNYTVALSVINSKDFETKKGRKTIPSHLKDFLDGSMHEKNTVFCLLINDAMLRSMETKEFDQTLLDSYSKIYPAIKAIKPIIIIDEPHRFKQDNKAMRSIQELAPQCILRFGATFPEIEVGTGKNKQKKIDYKNLVYDLNALSSFNQRLVKGVNIQYPSLIKEESSIYKVVGLTNTALTLKKDNKEYQIEKGELLPDDFGGNLYYVGGKEKLLSNGLNLESNMQLVSDVFLQSYQEILLKQAIDTHFKKEKENWEENIKTLSLFFIDDIKSYRNKENEGWLKQKFEELLKHKLEALIKEETNQEYKEFLKESLKNIGQTHAGYFAEDTGKADEEIQKQIDDILRNKSEMLSFKDKNSAWVVRRFFFSKWTLREGWDNPNIFVITKLRKSGSEISKIQEVGRGLRLPVNASGKRMSNTDKDYYLDLIIDWSEKDFAQSLKEEIVSDNKQLYKKITDELCDIVLHKQGKECTEKNRDELFISLLTEKIINREGEITNFEEFVKYLPEEYVLKENIITENGRKNSKVKLRKENWEKIRELWKQITKRFMVEYDQIPNEDLKNILKHSLKNNAFQLNSGTIVHKKLVVENGMLVIKETTEDLNFPVGTLPYGVFLQKLSMVTNIPVHIIHKAMSELYPDGVNKEQFNINSVNNINVNFEKEFAEYFSTRYEYNSLDFIAATSLMKDGVFLDEIEQNLLGLKEDKTFEVEKNYLYDKKVFDSGIEQDILKEAPQKEVLVFGKLPRRSVKVPLYTGGTTSPDFVYAIKNNKQVQVGLIVEAKSDNLREKEISAINAQEKYFKQFDKIKWKKVTSVNEFRNCLKSLIKEE